From the Lolium rigidum isolate FL_2022 chromosome 2, APGP_CSIRO_Lrig_0.1, whole genome shotgun sequence genome, one window contains:
- the LOC124691256 gene encoding uncharacterized protein LOC124691256 — protein sequence MATSGQIQPLKIPDAVVALAQAAAKANGETEKYLPGWPLFSPPKMQLTKCAKCPREFCSSVAFRRHSRVHRRALKIDKDFPKNRDHVAAFWDKLTVDQAQTILSLEDVVIEDIKGLSVLTALSSWMCKPGYASLPLPYARAGNELLDLIQTTASRLPISSNELFSMLDEASENTFLCTNTADAACSQKFLFDGEVDKVATELKNIVACTSYILEQKLVEAWSTDKAAESLRCQKLLVEEEDAAQKRQAEIMERKRMKKLRQKEQRLKDLKDEDAIVQVPVMVDGTTGIHSVEAISGLGLYEQEDAQYLQLPAPPTPSGDNGFNGEDVRHEVDMGVVWREQAMPTSNQDRLENLPHTSTVSDSVVASKHPSPTRHLRHRDPNASAASNRSKTWAWKVRTDVEERCPKAELDVDGGHGMAPIAGENSRLLIGSISVAIEDGARKCLQGLQPSKDYTSPESHQVVKVTQSISHDLNGCEDSIGGDATPAAENHSPCSLVTAESGSSCCDAELAAGGGTVLSSKEAAFFLSQRWKEAIAGDHVKLVLCSEN from the exons ATGGCCACCTCCGGGCAGATCCAGCCGCTCAAGATCCCTGACGCCGTCGTCGCGCTCGCCCAGGCCGCCGCCAAGGCCAACGGCGAGACCGAAAAGT ATCTCCCGGGGTGGCCGCTGTTCTCGCCCCCGAAGATGCAGCTCACCAAGTGCGCCAAGTGCCCCAGGGAGTTCTGCTCGTCCGTCGCGTTTCGGCGGCACTCGCGCGTCCATCGCCGAGCTCTCAAGATAGACAAG GATTTCCCCAAGAATAGAGACCATGTTGCTGCATTCTGGGACAAA CTCACGGTGGATCAGGCCCAAACAATTTTGTCCTTGGAGGATGTGGTTATAGAG GATATCAAAGGTTTATCTGTTTTAACTGCATTATCGTCATGGATGTGTAAGCCAGGGTATGCTTCGTTGCCGCTGCCATATGCAAGAGCTGGAAATGAGCTCCTG GACCTTATTCAAACAACGGCTTCAAGACTACCTATCTCCTCGAACGAACTATTTAGCATGCTGGATGAAGCAAGTGAGAATACGTTTCTGTGTACCAACACAGCGGATGCTGCCTGTAGTCAAAAGTTTTTGTTTGACGGGGAGGTTGACAAAGTTGCAACAGAGCTGAAAAACATTGTTGCGTGCACTAGTTACATCCTTGAACAGAAGCTG GTCGAAGCATGGTCCACTGACAAGGCTGCCGAATCATTAAGATGCCAGAAGTTACTTGTGGAGGAAGAGGATGCTGCACAGAAAAG GCAAGCTGAAATCATGGAAAGGAAACGGATGAAGAAGCTGAGACAGAAAGAACAGAGGTTGAAAGACCTCAAAGATGAGGATGCCATCGTCCAGGTACCTGTAATGGTGGATGGTACAACAGGGATTCATAGTGTCGAGGCTATTTCAGGTCTTGGTCTCTATGAGCAAGAAGATGCACAGTACCTTCAATTGCCAGCACCACCAACACCTTCAGGTGATAATGGTTTCAATGGAGAAGATGTCAGACATGAAGTTGATATGGGTGTTGTTTGGAGGGAACAAGCCATGCCAACAAGTAATCAGGACAGACTAGAAAACCTTCCCCATACCAGCACTGTCTCAGATTCCGTCGTTGCGTCGAAGCATCCATCTCCAACAAGGCATTTACGTCACAGGGATCCGAATGCCAGCGCAGCGTCAAACAGAAGCAAAACATGGGCATGGAAAGTGCGGACTGATGTCGAAGAACGATGCCCAAAAGCCGAGCTAGATGTTGATGGTGGACATGGGATGGCTCCAATTGCAGGTGAAAACTCCCGACTGCTGATAGGATCTATAAGTGTCGCGATCGAAGATGGCGCCCGTAAATGTTTGCAGGGCTTGCAGCCTTCCAAGGATTACACAAGCCCTGAATCCCATCAGGTAGTCAAGGTGACGCAATCAATCAGCCATGATTTGAATGGCTGTGAAGACAGTATTGGTGGTGATGCTACGCCTGCGGCAGAGAATCATTCTCCCTGTAGCCTTGTGACGGCTGAGAGCGGTTCAAGCTGCTGCGATGCAGAGTTGGCAGCGGGTGGAGGCACTGTGCTTTCCAGTAAAGAAGCGGCGTTCTTCCTTTCTCAGA GATGGAAGGAAGCAATAGCTGGGGACCATGTGAAGCTCGTCTTGTGCTCAGAAAACTGA
- the LOC124691257 gene encoding short-chain dehydrogenase TIC 32, chloroplastic-like, giving the protein MLASIFSRKGASGFSWASTADQVTQGLSAAGLTAIVTGASSGIGAETARVLAARGAHVVMAARNLAAADSVRQAVLADTPAATLDVMELDLSSMASVRKFAADFSAKGLPLNILVNNAGVMAIPFTLSKDGIEMQFATNHVGHFLLTHLLLENMKKTSRESNVEGRIVNVSSEGHRVTYKEGIRFDKINDEAEYGTIGAYGQSKLANILHANELARRFKEEGVNITANSLHPGSIITNLLRYHSIIDVLSRTLGKLVLKNANQGAATTCYVALHPGTKGVSGKYFCDSNVYEASEKAKDVELAKKLWDLSVELTT; this is encoded by the exons ATGCTGGCTTCGATCTTCAGCCGGAAGGGCGCCTCGGGCTTCTCCTGggcctccaccgccgaccaggTCACCCAAGGCCTCTCCGCCGCAGGTCTCACCGCCATCGTCACCG GGGCGTCGAGCGGGATCGGCGCCGAGACGGCGCGGGTCCTGGCGGCGCGCGGCGCCCACGTCGTCATGGCCGCCAGgaacctcgccgccgccgactcCGTGCGCCAGGCCGTGCTGGCGGACACCCCCGCGGCCACCCTCGACGTCATGGAGCTCGACCTCTCCTCCATGGCCTCCGTCCGCAAGTTCGCCGCCGACTTCAGCGCCAAGGGCCTCCCGCTCAACATCCTCGT GAACAATGCAGGAGTGATGGCAATTCCTTTCACCCTTTCGAAGGATGGCATAGAGATGCAGTTTGCAACTAACCATGTCG GACATTTTCTCTTGACACATCTTCTGCTGGAGAACATGAAGAAGACCTCTCGTGAATCAAACGTGGAAGGAAGAATCGTCAATGTTTCATCAGAGGGCCACAGGGTTACATACAAGGAAGGCATCCGATTTGACAAGATAAATGATGAAGCAGA GTATGGCACCATTGGCGCGTATGGGCAGTCAAAGCTTGCAAACATTTTGCATGCTAATGAACTTGCTAGGAGATTTAAG GAAGAGGGTGTTAACATCACTGCAAATTCTCTCCACCCTGGATCTATCATCACAAACCTTCTTCGCTACCACAGTATCATAGACG TTCTCAGTCGGACGCTTGGTAAATTGGTGCTGAAAAATGCTAATCAG GGGGCGGCAACCACGTGCTACGTCGCGCTGCACCCGGGCACGAAGGGTGTGTCGGGGAAGTATTTCTGCGACAGCAACGTGTATGAGGCGAGTGAGAAGGCCAAGGACGTGGAGCTGGCCAAGAAGCTCTGGGACTTGAGCGTCGAGCTCACCACCTGA